The region TACCCGCCGACGATCGTGGCGAGAATCAATATGCCGGCGCTGGCCGCGTCGACGGACGCGACGGCGCCGAGGCTCCAGCCGCCGACGTACAGCAGCCCAGTCGTCCCGGTGACGATGGCCGTGCGGTGGTTTCGAACGTACCGTGGAAGATCCATGAGAGAACTCTCGATTACGCGGGCCGGGGTGAGTAGCCCTGATTCTCGATTGCGGTCTGGAAGTCGTCCGGGGTGGCGAGCTCGGGGTCGTATTCGATCTCGACGCGACCCGTCGTGTAGTGGACGGTGACGTCCCTGACGCCGGTTCGCTTCTCGAGCGCTCGTTCGACCGTGCTCGCACAGGTCGGGCAGTCGAAGTCCATCACGCGGAGTTGAGTGGTCGTGGTCATGGGTTCTTTCCGGCTGAGTCTACACGCCGGGTCGCCTAAAGTATTGTTTATATGATGTATTTGGATACAGATACGACCGATGCCACCGGTTCAATGGATCGTCTAGCGGGTTCGGACCAATGCCTAAACCCCCCGAGACTGTACCGTTACCGCATGACCGAGTTTGGTGCCGACGTGCAGTTGCGCGATATCGCCGTCCGGGACACCGACGTCTCCGACGCAGTCGACGAGCCGGTTCGGGCGACGATCCTCGACATGCTGACCGACGACGCCCTGACCGTCACGACGATCCACGACCGGCTCGCCGCCCGCGGCTACGAGCGGACCGAAAACACCGTACGCCACCACGTGAACGAACTGCGCGACGCCGGGCTCGTCGAGGTGGCCCGGCTCGAGGAGCGCCGCGGCGGGACCGCGAAGTTTTACCGCGCGAATACCATCGTCCTCTCCTATTCGGTTCCCGAAAGCGCCGAAAACCGTCTCGACGAGATGGCCGCATCCATCGCGCCGGGCGTCGGCGAACTCGTCGAAGACGTGCGTGAGGAGTACGACGACGAGCTGGCCGAAATCGTCGACGAAATGGCCCCGTGTACGCACTGTCGCACGCAGAAGTACGAAACGTACCTCCTGTTGACCGTGTTACGCCGGGCGTTCGTCGACACGCTGTGACCTGTCGGGAGGACACTTGGCGACCGAGCGGAATTCGGGTTCGTGGGTAGTGAGTGAGCGGATTGCTCCTCACAGATCGGCAGAATTGAATCGGTGATAGCCGACGACGAACGGAACCACGAGCCACAGCACGAGAACGATGATCCCGACCGTAGGGGTCACGTAGAACGGGTCCGCTTCGACCCCCGCCGCTCGAACGCCGGTCTGGGCGGAGCTGCCACTGGCGTTCGCGAGATCGGGCAGCAGCGCAACGATCGAACTGAAGTACGCTGTCGAGGGCGAGAGCTGGGTGACGAGAAAGATCCAGTCGGGCGTCTCGGTCGGGAGTCGAAACCCTTCGACGACGTAGAGAACGCCCATCGGAACGACGTCCCAGAACAGTTCGAAGATGACGAAGAAGCCGAGCGACAACGTCGTCGCCCGTGAGGTGGACCCCGTCGTTGCAGACAATCCGACGATAATTCCCGAATAAACGGCCGCGAAGGCCATCGTAGCGAGGATCACTAGCAGCGCCGACAGCGGCTCGAACTCGCCGAGCAGCACGGAGCCGAATCCGAGGCCGATGACGAGCCCGACGGCGAGACCGAACGCGAGCACCGCCCCCCGCCCGACGAGTTTTCCAGCGAAGACGTTCGAGCGAGTCGTCGGCAACGAGAGCAGCAACTTGATACTTCCAAGTTCGCGCTCGCCGGCGAGCGACTTGTAACAGACCACGATGGCCGCGATCGGGACGAAGAGTCCGATGAGGCCAACCATGAAGAGGATCAATCCGCCGAACGTCGCCCCTCCCGGTTCGCCGAACAGCTCGGGAACCTCGACGTATGCGTACGACGAGAGTACCGAAAGCGAAACGAATACCGCCACGAGCGCCCACAACGCCCGCGATTGTACGGCGTCGCGGAAGTCTTTCTTCGCGATTGCAATCCAGGTCATTCTGCCACCTCCTGTTCGTCGTTCGTATACCGGACGAACAGATCCTCGAGCGAGGACTCGACGACTGTGAAGTCCTGGATCGGAACGACGTCGGCATCGATCGCGTGTAGTACGGCGAACTTCGAGACGCCATCGACGGTGACGCGAAGCC is a window of Natrinema salaciae DNA encoding:
- a CDS encoding heavy-metal-associated domain-containing protein encodes the protein MTTTTQLRVMDFDCPTCASTVERALEKRTGVRDVTVHYTTGRVEIEYDPELATPDDFQTAIENQGYSPRPA
- a CDS encoding winged helix-turn-helix domain-containing protein; the protein is MTEFGADVQLRDIAVRDTDVSDAVDEPVRATILDMLTDDALTVTTIHDRLAARGYERTENTVRHHVNELRDAGLVEVARLEERRGGTAKFYRANTIVLSYSVPESAENRLDEMAASIAPGVGELVEDVREEYDDELAEIVDEMAPCTHCRTQKYETYLLLTVLRRAFVDTL
- a CDS encoding ABC transporter permease subunit, whose amino-acid sequence is MTWIAIAKKDFRDAVQSRALWALVAVFVSLSVLSSYAYVEVPELFGEPGGATFGGLILFMVGLIGLFVPIAAIVVCYKSLAGERELGSIKLLLSLPTTRSNVFAGKLVGRGAVLAFGLAVGLVIGLGFGSVLLGEFEPLSALLVILATMAFAAVYSGIIVGLSATTGSTSRATTLSLGFFVIFELFWDVVPMGVLYVVEGFRLPTETPDWIFLVTQLSPSTAYFSSIVALLPDLANASGSSAQTGVRAAGVEADPFYVTPTVGIIVLVLWLVVPFVVGYHRFNSADL